In Rhodovulum sulfidophilum DSM 1374, the following are encoded in one genomic region:
- a CDS encoding ABC transporter ATP-binding protein → MRTELDLELVALTKRYGETVAVDGIQHLFRGGTYACLLGPSGCGKSSTLRMIAGHEEVSDGAIVLAGQDISHLPPARRGTAMMFQNYALFPHLSVVDNVAFSLKMKRVERETRRRRAMALLELVHMTDYAERLPAQLSGGQQQRVALARALITDPQVLLLDEPLSALDPFLRIRMRSELKKLQRELGITFVHVTHGQDEALALADEIVVMNDAVIEQAGPAREVFNSPRTEFVARFMGGHNVIALPRGHFAIRADQIAVTEAETGKLDGHVTGIEYQGTSVALTLMTAGDQELTAIIPEDRYFARPIQPGDGVGLNWDEDHLHALNA, encoded by the coding sequence ATGCGCACTGAACTCGATCTGGAACTCGTGGCCCTGACGAAACGCTATGGCGAAACCGTCGCGGTCGATGGCATCCAACACCTGTTCAGGGGCGGCACCTATGCCTGCCTGCTGGGCCCGTCGGGCTGCGGCAAGTCCTCGACGCTCAGGATGATCGCCGGGCATGAAGAGGTCTCGGACGGGGCCATCGTGCTGGCAGGCCAGGATATCTCGCATCTGCCGCCCGCCCGGCGCGGCACCGCGATGATGTTCCAGAACTATGCGCTGTTTCCGCATCTGTCGGTCGTCGACAATGTCGCCTTCAGCCTGAAGATGAAGCGGGTCGAGCGCGAGACCCGGCGCCGCCGCGCGATGGCGCTGCTGGAACTCGTGCACATGACCGATTACGCCGAACGCCTGCCCGCCCAGCTTTCGGGCGGCCAGCAGCAGCGGGTGGCGCTGGCGCGCGCGCTGATCACCGATCCGCAGGTCTTGCTTCTGGACGAGCCGCTCTCGGCGCTCGACCCGTTCCTGCGCATCCGGATGCGGTCCGAGCTGAAGAAGCTGCAGCGCGAGCTGGGCATCACCTTCGTCCATGTCACCCATGGCCAGGACGAGGCGCTGGCGCTGGCTGACGAGATCGTGGTGATGAACGATGCGGTGATCGAGCAGGCCGGCCCCGCCCGCGAGGTGTTCAACAGCCCGCGCACCGAATTCGTCGCCCGCTTCATGGGCGGGCATAATGTCATCGCCCTGCCGCGCGGCCATTTCGCGATCCGCGCGGACCAGATCGCCGTGACCGAGGCCGAGACCGGCAAGCTCGACGGCCATGTCACCGGGATCGAGTACCAGGGCACCAGCGTCGCGCTGACGCTGATGACCGCGGGCGATCAGGAGCTTACCGCGATCATTCCCGAAGACCGGTATTTCGCCCGCCCGATCCAGCCCGGAGACGGCGTGGGACTGAACTGGGACGAAGACCACCTCCACGCGCTTAACGCGTAA